Genomic DNA from Methanoregula sp. UBA64:
ACCTCATCTACGCGGTCGAAGAGGACAAGTCTAAAGATCCTGCAAAGAAGTAAGCCTGTACCAGGGAGCCGGATCTTTGCACATCACAGAGCTGGAGATAGATAATTTCAAGTCTTTTTCAAAGAAGACAAAAATTCCCTTTTTAGAGGGTTTTACCGTCATATCGGGCCCGAACGGCTCCGGCAAGAGCAATATTATTGATTCCATCCTCTTTGTCCTCGCACTTTCGAGTTCCCGCAACCTCCGGGCCGAGAAGCTCACCGATCTCATCAACCTCAACTCCGGCAAGAACATTGCCGAGGTTGCCATTGCGTTTTCCGACGGGACCAAGATCCGCCGCCGGATCAAGAAGACCGGGAACGGCTATTACAGCTACAACTACCTGAACGACCGGCTCTGCAAGCAGAGCGATATTGTCGACCACCTCTCAAAGTTCGGGATCATCCCGCACGGCTACAATGTCGTGATGCAGGGCGACGTGACCCGGATCATGGAGATGAGCGACTTCGAGCGCCGCAAGATCATCGACGAGATCGCCGGGGTCTCCGAGTTCGACACGAAAAAACAGCAGGCGCTCTCGGAACTCGATGTGGTAAGGGAGCGCATCGAGCGCGAAGAGCTCCTCTTGCTCGAACTCACGAAACGGGCAAACGAGCTCAAGAAAGAGCGGGAGCACGCCCTCGAATACCAGAAGTGGCAAAAGGAGCTCGCCTTTTACCAGGGCTGCCGCTCCGCTGCCCAGCTCCACGACAAGGAAAAGGAACGCCTGACCATCCTTGCATCGGCAGAGGAGCAGAAGATCCAGATCGCACGGATCGCATCCGACCGGAGCATCGAAGAGAACGAGCTCGCCTACCTCAAGGCCGACCTTGCCGATGTCGACGAGCTGATCAACCAGAAGAGCGGCCCCGAGTACCTGAAGCTGATCGCCGACCTCGAAGAGGCAAAGAGCGGGATCAAGCTCGCCGAGCAGACCATAGCCCGGTTAAAGAAGGACAAGGAGACGAACCTCGAAGGGATCAACCGGGTCTTTGCCGATACGAAAAGGGCCGAGGCACGGGTCCAGGAGCTCTCCGACCAGATCCGCACGCTCTCCATCGACCGCACGAATATCGCTATGGAGGTGGCAACGGACAAGGCCCAGCTCGAGAAGATCGAGACGGAGATCCGGCAGTACTCCTCGGACACCGAAGAGTCCCGGCAGAAACTCTTTGCCCTGATGGAAGCGGCGGAGGCAAAGAAGGGCGAACGGTCCGGCATCCTCCACCAGCAGGACATGCTCATCGAGAAGAGCCGGATGCGGACGAGCGAGCTCGAACGCCTGGTTGCGCTCCAGAAACAGCTCGATGAGGAGTACGCAGAGAAGCAGAAGCAGCTCGCGGAGAACGAAAAGTCGGTCACCGATCTTGCCGAACGGAAGAAGGGGCTCGACCGGAACCTCTCGGAGCTCGAAGGCTCCCTCTTTGCCCAGCGCTCCTCGCTCGAACGGCTCCGCGGCGAGATGAAGGATGCCGAGCAGGACGCGATCCGGCTCGAAGCCGCCCAGCAGGCCCGGGGCGAGTCCGGGGGCAGGGCCATCGAGGCCGTAAAGGCCATGGAAGGCGTCCATGGGACCATCATGGAGCTGGGCCGGGCGCCGCCCGAGTACGCCACTGCCCTCAACGTTGCTGCGGGAAACAAGCTCCAGTTCGTGGTCTGCGACACCGACCAGATTGCATCGGATGCGATCCGGTACCTCAAGGACGAGCGGCTGGGCCGGGTCACCTTCCTCCCGCTCAACAAGCTCAAGCCCCCGCAGCTCCCGCCGGTAAAAGAGGCCGGCGTTGTCGATTACGCGGTCAACCTGCTCGATTACGACCCGGTGTACGACAAGGCCTTTGCCATTGCGCTCGGGGCGACCGTTGTCGTGGACACCCTGGAACGGGCACGGAAGCTGATCGGGAAGTACCGGATGGTCACCCTCGACGGCGAACTGCTGGAGCGGAGCGGGGCAATGACCGGCGGTTCGGCAAAGAAGCAGGTCAGGGGATTCGGCGCTGCGGTCGATGACGAGATTGTCCGGATCCGTTCCCACCTTGCCGAGCTCGCGGGCGAGGCATCGACCCTTGAAGCGGGCGTGAAGCGCCTGACCGAGGAAGTCGATGCAAAGCGGGCAGAAAGGAACGAGATCGACCAGAACGTGGCCCGGTCCGGGGCGGTAAACGAGGAGTACACCCGGCGCTTCGAGGCGATCACGGTCGAGAAGCAGACGATAGAGGCCGCCGTTGCCCGGCAGAAGGAAGAGACCGGCAGCAGCGCCGCGGAACTTGCCGCCCTTGAAGGCGCACTCGACACGGTGACCGAGGCGATCAACGGGATCCAGGCAGAGATCGATGCGATAAAGAAGAAACTCGACGACACGAACATCCCGGCCCTCACCGACCAGATGGAGAAGAAGAAAAAGGAGATCGAGGAGGCCGAACGCCGCCTGCGGAACAAGGAGGCGGACATGAACGATGCCTCCCGCGAGCGCCAGCACTTTACGGCCCGGGTCGGGGAACTGGGCGAGGAACGTGCCCGGCTCGACGAGCGCAACCGGCAGATCGATACCGAGATCGCCGGGTCAAACGACCAGATCGCGGCCCACAAGGCCGTGATTGCCGACCTCGAAGAGAAGCAGAAGCAGTTCTCGGGCGAGATCGAGGAGCTGCGCAAGAAGAGGACGGAGATCTCCGAGAGCATGCACGCGTCGGAGACGAAGATCATCAAGTTCGATTCCGACAAGGAACGGTTCACAGCCCAGCTCACCGCCCTCGAGGAACGGGCCGCCGCGCTCGCTGCGGAGATCGCCGCGCTCGTAGCCATTGTCGGCGAGGTCACGACCGATCTCACGCTCACCGAGATCGAGGGCAAGATCGCGGACGCGGAGCTTGCCATCCACAAGATCGGTGCCGTGAACATGCTCGCCATCGAGGAGTACGAGAAGATCGAGCACCAGGTACAGGAGCGGACCGAGCGCAAAGACACGCTCTCGAAAGAGCGGGAGAACCTCATCGAGCGTATCCAGAAGTACGAGCAGATGAAGTTCGAGGCGTTCATGACCGCTTTTAAGACGATCGATGCAAACTTCCGGGAGATCTTTGCCCGGCTCACGAGCGGGAGCGGCAACCTGGTCCTTGAAAACGAGGAAGACCCCTTCACCGGCGGGCTCACGTTTGCGGTCAAGCCCCGGGACAAGAAAGTCCACCTGCTCTCCTCGCTCTCGGGCGGGGAGAAGTCGCTCACCACCCTTGCCTTTATCCTCTCCATCCAGCGCTATATCCCGGCGCCGTTCTACGCCTTCGATGAAGTGGATATGTCGCTCGACGGCGCGAACGTGGAACGGATCGCGGCGATGATCTCAGAACTTGCCCCCACGTCGCAGTTTGTCATCGTCTCACTGCGTAAACCGATGATCGAGGCAGCCGAACGGATCATGGGCGTGACGATCCGGCCGGACAAGAGCACGCTCGTTACCGGGGTCAAGGTGAATGGCTGAACCGGGCAAAAAGAAGAAGCGGGCGGCAAAAGCGCCGGCTCCCTCCGGGGAACCAGCCAGCGTGCCAGCACCGGCGATAGAAGAGGTACCTGTCCCGGCTGGGGAAGGAGCTGCCGCGGAGACTCCTGATACCGGAGGTGTCGGGACCGCGGGCCCCGACGGTTCCGGCCCGGCGCCGGCCCCGGAGACTGCGCCGGCCGCACCGGAACCCGAGCCGGAGATGTTCAAGGACCCGGTCGAGATCCTGGTCGGCCTTGCCGAACGGGGCGAGATCGATCCCTGGAACATCGATATTATCGAGGTGACGGACCGGTTCCTCTCCGAGCTGGAGCGGTGCCGGCAGCTCAATCTCCAGATCTCCGGGCGAACGCTCTTTTACGCGGCAACACTCCTGCGGATGAAGTCCGAACAGCTGGACGTTGCATCGGACGACGAGGAGGGTGACGGGGAAGACGGGGACTACGACGTTACCGAGGATCCCGATTTCGCGGACGAGAGCCGGCTCGGGCCTATCGAACGGCTGGAACGGGAGATCCAGCGCCGGCTCGACCGGAAAAACCTGCGGAAGAGCCCGGTCACGCTCTTCGAGCTGATCATCGAGCTCAAGAACCTTGAAAAAGAAGAGCGGAGGCGCCGCCGCCTGCCCCCGCCGGATGAGGACTACCTGGTCGAAGCCGACGATGTGGTCAGCATCGCGCACGAGGAGGGGTACCAGGATTCATCCCGACAGATCATCGAGGAGTGCCTCGCGAATGCCGACCCGACAACCGAGATCACCCTTGCCGAGCTCTGTAAGGACCTTGGCTGGAAGCTTCCCGAGGTCTATCTTCCGCTCCTCTTTATTGCCCTCGACGGACGGTGCAGCATCCGGCAGGAAGAGTTCTTCGGGGATGTGTACGTGCAGGTAGTAAAAGAAGATGAGGAAGGAAACCCGACAGGCCCTCTGGCGGAGTAAGGGTTTCTGGAACGCCGTCACGGGTTTTCCTTGAATTCTGTCTCCTGCAATTCATTGTTCTCCAGTGCGTTCTAAACTATCCCCTCAGTATCGGATCGGTCCAAAAGAAGCCGATCCCGATACAACCATGCCGATATCTGTCACTCAACCCGTCTGGCCCTTGACGCATATATCCGCGAGCACGGGCGGAAATAAACTATCGCAGGATGCAGTAAAAAAAATCCTGATCAGTAGGGATAGAAGACAAAGAAGAGCAGGCAGAGTACACAGAGCGCCCAGCAGGCCGGCGGGATCTCGCGGAACTTCCCTTTGACCGCCGCAAAGACCGGCCAGAGCACAAACCCGGCACACATCCCGACCCCGATATTATACGTGAAGCTCATCATCACGATCACGGTAAATGCCGGAATCACTTCGGCATAATCGGAGAAGTCTATCCGTGTTACCGGCTGGAGCATCATGAGGCCGACAAGGATGAGCACCGGCCCGGTGGCGAGCGCCGGTATTGCCGAGAAGAGCGGGGCAAAGAAGAGGGCGAGGAGCAGCAGGCCGCCCACGACAATCGCCACGAGCCCGGTCCGCCCTCCCTGCTCGATCCCGGCCGCGGACTCGACAAAGACGCCGTTCGTGGTGGTCCCGAGCAGCCCGCCCGCCGTTGTGGCAAGGGCATCGGCGAGAAACGGCTTTTGCACGTCCGGGATATTCCCGTCCCTGTCAAGGAACCCGGCCCGGGCGCCAAGGCCGATGAGCGTTCCCATGGTATCGAGAAACATCATCGTAAAGAGGGTGAGCACCACCGGGAACATCCCGAGCGTGAAAACCCCCGAAAGATCGAGCTGGAGAAACGTCGGGGAGATGTCCGGCGGGAGGGAGACCACCCCGGTGGGCAGGGGAGCAGCCCCGAAGGCAAAGGCAAGGCCGGCGGTGGCAAGGATCCCCACGAGGATCGCAGCCGGGACCTTTTTGACGATCAGGATCCCGGTCAGGACAAAACCCATGATGGCGAGCAGGACCGCCGGCGTGTGCAGGTTCCCGATCTCCACCGGGACACTCCCGCTCCCGACCACAACGATCCCCGCGTCGATCAGGCCGACAAACGCCAGAAAGAGCCCGATTCCCACAGAGAAACTCAGTTTTAACGAGGCGGGAACGGCCTCGCTCATCACCGAACGCCACCCCGTGAGGGTCAGGACGACAAGGAGGATGCCGCTCACAAAGACCGCCCCGAGGGCCGCCTGCCACGGGTAATGGAGGACGCCGACTACGGTATACGCGACAAAGGCGTTCTCGCCCATGTAGGTCGCCACGGCAAAGGGGCGGTTCGCGTACCCGCCCATGATAATGCAGCCGATCGCGGCGGTAACAATCGTTGCCGCCATGCAGGCCTCGTACGGGATCCCGGCGGCTTTGAGGATCCCCGGGTTGACGATGATGATGTAGACGATGGAGACAAACGTCACGAGGCCGGCAACGATCTCCCGGCGGAACGTGGAACCCCGTTCGGTAATATGGAAGAACCGGTCGAGCTGCGTGACGGTCATGTGTCACGGAGATTGGGGCCGGTTTGTCATGAACCTGTCGAAAACTGCTCTTATTCCTGCCTTACCGGGGTGCAGGCCCGGCGGATTCCGGATTCAGGCAAGCGCCGGGACAGAATCTGCCCACATCTCCACCTTTTTCCTGATACTATCCCCGGTATACGATGATACCGCGATGCTGTTCCTTGCAAGGCAGACAAAGTAGATCCCGTCGTCAGGGTCATGGCATTTCAGGATCGCCGAGAAGAGGTCGGACTCCTGTACATGCCGGCATTTCCCCCGGTGGGCCTGGATATTTGCCAGGTTCGAGATCATGGCGGCAATCCCGGTCTCGTACCCGTCTACCGAGTCATAGACCTCCGAGCTTGTCCCGATACGTTTTCCTGCAGGATTCGTATACACGAATTTTGCCGTATACCTCTCGCGGATAACCTTGACCGGGGGATAATTCCTCCTCACGGAACTGTATGATGTGCATCCGAGAGGATTTAACCGGATAAGGCTCCGGACCAGTGCTGCAAAGGCGCTGATATCGGTCACCGGGCTTTTCAGGATCCGGTTGGCACACTTTTTTGCCTTGCGGGGGATAAACACGGGCATATACTGCCCTGTTTTTCCGGACCAAAAGAAAATCTTGGTGGTCGCATCACGCATGGCATGGTGCAAAACTGTTTTTGCAAATAGATCCGCAAAAACAGCTAAAAAAACCGCTCCCTGCACATGCTACGGCGTAAAATACGGGCCTGGTGGAGCGGTTATTCTATCGTTTTTTAGCACGGTGCAACCGGCCAAAAACAAAAACGCACCATGTGACCCTGTGGGGGGTAGGGCATCCGATCCTGTCTGCCCGATCCTCCCCGCATCACCTTTATCCTGTGCCCGCAGTACTGTTGTAGTATTATGGATTACGGAGCACTAGTTTCAGAGGCAGCGCAGTATACCAAGGCTGCCCTCTTCAAAAAGCCGGTCACGTGGCTGGTATTTATCCTGTGCAGCCTGCCGTTTGCGCTCATCAACTTCCTGTACGATCCCAAGACCCTGGTCTCCGCTACGGGAGAGTTCCAGTGGAGCAACCTCCCCTGGATGCAGATCATCCTGCTCGGCTTTATCGGCCTGCTCCTCTCGTTCATCGTCTCGGGGTACCTGGTCAGGATCTTCCGCGGGTCGGCACAGCCGCCGGGATTCGAATCGTTTGGCGCGCTCTACCTTGACGGCATCAAGCTCTTTATCGTCGCCCTGGTCTGGATGATCCCGGCGCTTGTCATCCTCATTGCCTCGTTTGTCATGATCGTTTTTGGGGCCATGTCGCGGACGGCTCCGATGGGCACCATGATGACCGCAGGATTCCTCCTCCTCATGATCGGGCTCATCGTGCTCGTGATCACGCTCGTGTACACGTATATGGGCTGCGTGCGCTTTGCCCGGACCGGCAGCATGCGTGAAGCATTCCGGATCTCTGCGCTCACCGCCACCATCCAGACGATCGGCTGGGGCGCGTACATCCTCGCGCTTATCATCGTGGCCGTGCTCCTCGTCCTCTTCGGGCTGGTCATCGCCCTCCTTGCGCTCATCCCGCTTGTCGGATGGCTGATCCAGCTGGTCCTCGAGCCGCTCGTCCAGATCTTCTCTGCGCGGTACATTGCCCGGGTCTACGACCACGGTGTCCCGCAGGAACCCGCCCCGGCCCCCGCGCCGGCAGTGGAAGGGTAACCGGACGGTTCCCTGATACAACATCAATCCTTTTTTTCCTGTTTTTCGTTTCCTTCATCAGCAGGGATTATCGCCTCCCGGATACAAAGGTCAGAATCAGGAGAGTTGCTTTTTGATGGCTACCTATATCCTGGTGCATGGGGGGAATATGTCAGCCAAAACCTGGAACCGTCTGACAAAACGGCACAATTTTCCCGAGGGCACCCGGCTTGGCGCCCGGTACTGGGACGGGACGGTTGCA
This window encodes:
- the smc gene encoding chromosome segregation protein SMC, translated to MHITELEIDNFKSFSKKTKIPFLEGFTVISGPNGSGKSNIIDSILFVLALSSSRNLRAEKLTDLINLNSGKNIAEVAIAFSDGTKIRRRIKKTGNGYYSYNYLNDRLCKQSDIVDHLSKFGIIPHGYNVVMQGDVTRIMEMSDFERRKIIDEIAGVSEFDTKKQQALSELDVVRERIEREELLLLELTKRANELKKEREHALEYQKWQKELAFYQGCRSAAQLHDKEKERLTILASAEEQKIQIARIASDRSIEENELAYLKADLADVDELINQKSGPEYLKLIADLEEAKSGIKLAEQTIARLKKDKETNLEGINRVFADTKRAEARVQELSDQIRTLSIDRTNIAMEVATDKAQLEKIETEIRQYSSDTEESRQKLFALMEAAEAKKGERSGILHQQDMLIEKSRMRTSELERLVALQKQLDEEYAEKQKQLAENEKSVTDLAERKKGLDRNLSELEGSLFAQRSSLERLRGEMKDAEQDAIRLEAAQQARGESGGRAIEAVKAMEGVHGTIMELGRAPPEYATALNVAAGNKLQFVVCDTDQIASDAIRYLKDERLGRVTFLPLNKLKPPQLPPVKEAGVVDYAVNLLDYDPVYDKAFAIALGATVVVDTLERARKLIGKYRMVTLDGELLERSGAMTGGSAKKQVRGFGAAVDDEIVRIRSHLAELAGEASTLEAGVKRLTEEVDAKRAERNEIDQNVARSGAVNEEYTRRFEAITVEKQTIEAAVARQKEETGSSAAELAALEGALDTVTEAINGIQAEIDAIKKKLDDTNIPALTDQMEKKKKEIEEAERRLRNKEADMNDASRERQHFTARVGELGEERARLDERNRQIDTEIAGSNDQIAAHKAVIADLEEKQKQFSGEIEELRKKRTEISESMHASETKIIKFDSDKERFTAQLTALEERAAALAAEIAALVAIVGEVTTDLTLTEIEGKIADAELAIHKIGAVNMLAIEEYEKIEHQVQERTERKDTLSKERENLIERIQKYEQMKFEAFMTAFKTIDANFREIFARLTSGSGNLVLENEEDPFTGGLTFAVKPRDKKVHLLSSLSGGEKSLTTLAFILSIQRYIPAPFYAFDEVDMSLDGANVERIAAMISELAPTSQFVIVSLRKPMIEAAERIMGVTIRPDKSTLVTGVKVNG
- a CDS encoding ScpA family protein, translated to MAEPGKKKKRAAKAPAPSGEPASVPAPAIEEVPVPAGEGAAAETPDTGGVGTAGPDGSGPAPAPETAPAAPEPEPEMFKDPVEILVGLAERGEIDPWNIDIIEVTDRFLSELERCRQLNLQISGRTLFYAATLLRMKSEQLDVASDDEEGDGEDGDYDVTEDPDFADESRLGPIERLEREIQRRLDRKNLRKSPVTLFELIIELKNLEKEERRRRRLPPPDEDYLVEADDVVSIAHEEGYQDSSRQIIEECLANADPTTEITLAELCKDLGWKLPEVYLPLLFIALDGRCSIRQEEFFGDVYVQVVKEDEEGNPTGPLAE
- a CDS encoding NCS2 family permease, whose translation is MTVTQLDRFFHITERGSTFRREIVAGLVTFVSIVYIIIVNPGILKAAGIPYEACMAATIVTAAIGCIIMGGYANRPFAVATYMGENAFVAYTVVGVLHYPWQAALGAVFVSGILLVVLTLTGWRSVMSEAVPASLKLSFSVGIGLFLAFVGLIDAGIVVVGSGSVPVEIGNLHTPAVLLAIMGFVLTGILIVKKVPAAILVGILATAGLAFAFGAAPLPTGVVSLPPDISPTFLQLDLSGVFTLGMFPVVLTLFTMMFLDTMGTLIGLGARAGFLDRDGNIPDVQKPFLADALATTAGGLLGTTTNGVFVESAAGIEQGGRTGLVAIVVGGLLLLALFFAPLFSAIPALATGPVLILVGLMMLQPVTRIDFSDYAEVIPAFTVIVMMSFTYNIGVGMCAGFVLWPVFAAVKGKFREIPPACWALCVLCLLFFVFYPY
- a CDS encoding DUF4013 domain-containing protein, with amino-acid sequence MDYGALVSEAAQYTKAALFKKPVTWLVFILCSLPFALINFLYDPKTLVSATGEFQWSNLPWMQIILLGFIGLLLSFIVSGYLVRIFRGSAQPPGFESFGALYLDGIKLFIVALVWMIPALVILIASFVMIVFGAMSRTAPMGTMMTAGFLLLMIGLIVLVITLVYTYMGCVRFARTGSMREAFRISALTATIQTIGWGAYILALIIVAVLLVLFGLVIALLALIPLVGWLIQLVLEPLVQIFSARYIARVYDHGVPQEPAPAPAPAVEG